In Megalopta genalis isolate 19385.01 chromosome 17, iyMegGena1_principal, whole genome shotgun sequence, a single genomic region encodes these proteins:
- the LOC143260705 gene encoding LOW QUALITY PROTEIN: uncharacterized protein LOC143260705 (The sequence of the model RefSeq protein was modified relative to this genomic sequence to represent the inferred CDS: substituted 3 bases at 3 genomic stop codons) encodes MHGGRGVCQWCARSSLVETRQNPRPRTTTSKSSSNSNNNSSRRKRRRRRRRRRRRRWNSISNSSSSSSSGSSSGSSSGGRSSSSARRCAVLTTFRRVGASRRFSRGGGGNSRNNDNSIGNNLFXEGCLQQRXRQRRCXPLSLHDDDGGGDGDGGGGCVLLLFCRGAFDPSNRASSLQRFRGGVSQFYYSGLLRPQQQRRRRQNMMWYMQHVY; translated from the coding sequence ATGCACGGCGGCCGCGGTGTGTGCCAGTGGTGTGCGCGCTCGTCGCTCGTGGAAACCCGCCAAAACCCGCGGCCGCGAACAACCACCAGCAAAAGCAGCAGCAATAGCAACAACAACAGTAGTAGAAGGAAAAGGagaaggaggagaaggaggaggaggaggagaaggtggAACAGCATTagcaatagtagtagtagtagtagtagtggtagcagcagcggcagcagcagcggTGGCAGAAGCAGCAGTAGCGCGCGACGTTGTGCTGTTTTGACAACTTTCCGCCGCGTCGGGGCGTCGCGCCGTTTTtctcgcggcggcggcggcaacaGCAGAAACAACGACAACAGTATCGGCAACAACTTGTTTTAAGAAGGTTGCTTGCAACAGCGGTAACGGCAGCGACGCTGCTGACCCCTCAGCCtacacgacgacgacggcggtgGCGACGGCGACGGTGGTGGCGGCTGCGTTCTGTTATTATTTTGCCGCGGTGCTTTTGACCCTTCGAACCGGGCGAGTTCATTGCAGCGCTTTCGCGGGGGTGTTAGCCAGTTTTATTACTCCGGCCTTCTCCGTCCGCAGCAGCAGCGCCGACGGCGCCAGAACATGATGTGGTATATGCAGCATGTCTACTAG
- the LOC117222789 gene encoding poly(A) RNA polymerase, mitochondrial — protein MMSKQCELCSMQFQDEYALQGHLGGKKHLQKVRLSEMTEKSALASKLCELCSMQFQDEYALQGHLGGKKHQQRVKLSEAIERSIFVYLPQFIPTHVLLGHFKKYGTIKQHKLSKTYLIIEFADRSSTEAVLGTPVWINNVKLNIQRRILHSTLRNPKLKKQNSPIENTGPINYHNIKHILEEDTSYDNQLTTFLNAIQLTDAEIETKYESVCTQLDKIFKVIFPKCKTYKYGSTQMGLGFKGCDLDIYMDIGEPINESINASTGISMQKIFKEVKGVMYRMNLIFSNITPIAKAKIPIIKFCYVKTNISCDISFKNSFGIYKSKLMKYCISLDVRLRPLIMLIKYWARNFKISSTGKISNYALLLLIIFYLQQPSVKIIPPLLQLQKTCQPQIIDGWQVNFDENIQLSPITNTSSIPQLLYGFFIFYSTFKFKSQVICPLDGMEHMESEFTDVENLPQYMNAYKACLKEDENFKLKINRDMCVQDPIELNHNVTASTPHSILEAFVHYCTIGATICTEASKNNYKGFLKRLFSTVINAKSKGNTFKVTICANQQKCVNVTKEPKITKSDWYYTVFNTVKEVFEKVLKVQVVVLTADAEAKQQKIDVLSDVHTEKYKKVIFHCIGSVCTWRNRKINNIILDPSISCLEKEAFISNQTIKDHEKEKSTNKINLDFMCTFEKHVTPLKVILTVSNRDTDEFIFQEFAYFAEHKLFEISKQTLVHMQQFNKCF, from the exons ATGATGTCAAAACAGTGTGAATTGTGTTCAATGCAATTTCAAGATGAGTATGCCTTACAAGGTCATCTTGGTGGTAAAAAACACTTACAGAAAGTTCGATTATCGGAAATGACAGAGAAATCAGCATTGGCATCAAAACTATGTGAATTGTGTTCAATGCAATTTCAAGATGAGTATGCTTTACAAGGTCACCTTGGAGGTAAAAAACACCAACAAAGAGTTAAACTATCAGAAGCAATAGAAAGATCAATTTTTGTATATTTACCACAATTTATTCCAACACATGTACTTCTTGgacattttaaaaaatatggTACAATTAAACAGCATAAACTTAGTAAAACCTACCTTATAATTGAATTTGCAGACAG GAGTTCTACAGAAGCTGTATTAGGTACACCAGTTTGGATAAATAATGTAAAACTGAATATACAGAGAAGAATACTACACAGCA ctCTAAGAAATCCAAAATTAAAGAAGCAAAACAGCCCAATAGAAAATACAGGCCCAATAAATTATCATAATATAAAACACATACTTGAAGAAGACACTTCATATGATAATCAATTAACAACATTTTTAAATGCAATTCAACTTACTGATGctgaaattgaaacaaaatatgaaTCTGTTTGTACTCAGTTGGATAAGATAtttaaagtaatatttccaaAATGTAAAACATATAAATATGGATCCACTCAAATGGGCTTGGGCTTTAAAGGATGTGATTTAGACATATATATGGATATAG GCGAACCAATAAATGAATCTATAAATGCTTCAACAGGtatatccatgcaaaaaattTTTAAGGAAGTTAAAGGAGTTATGTATAGAATGAATTTGATATTTTCTAATATCACGCCGATTGCAAAAGCTAAAATACCGATTATAAAATTTTGTTATGTTAAAACAAACATCTCTTGTGATATATCATTTAAAAACAGTTTTGGTATATACAAAAGTAAGCTAATGAAATATTGCATTTCGCTTGATGTCAGGTTAAGGCCATTAATTATGCTTATTAAGTATTGGGCAAGAAATTTTAAAATATCGAGTACTGGAAAAATATCTAATTATGCCTTActtttgttaataattttttaccTTCAACAGCCATCAGTAAAAATTATTCCTCCGTTACTTCAGTTACAGAAAACTTGTCAACCACAAATTATAGATGGATGGCAAGTTAATTTTGATGAAAATATACAATTGTCACCAATTACAAACACGAGTAGCATTCCGCAACTTCTTTACGGTTTCTTTATCTTTTATTCaacttttaaatttaaatctcAAGTAATATGTCCACTTGATGGAATGGAACATATGGAATCAGAATTTACAGATGTGGAAAATTTGCCACAATATATGAATGCATACAAAGCATGTTTAAAAGAAGACGAGAATTTTAAGTTAAAAATAAATAGAGATATGTGTGTTCAAGATCCAATAGAACTTAATCATAATGTTACAGCAAGTACACCACATTCAATATTGGAAGCTTTTGTACATTATTGTACGATTGGTGCCACAATCTGCACAGAGGCtagtaaaaataattataagggTTTTTTGAAACGTCTTTTTAGTACAGTCATAAATGCAAAATCTAAGGGGAATACGTTCAAAGTTACAATTTGTGCAAATCAGCAAAAATGTGTAAATGTTACGAAAGAACCAAAAATAACGAAGAGTGATTGGTATTATACTGTTTTCAATACAGTAAAAGAGGTTTTTGAAAAAGTGTTGAAAGTACAAGTTGTTGTTTTAACTGCTGATGCAGAGGCAAAGCAACAAAAAATTGACGTATTGTCAGATGTACACACGGAAAAATATAAGAAAGTCATATTTCATTGTATTGGTTCTGTTTGTACATGGCgcaatagaaaaattaataatatcattttaGATCCTAGTATAAGCTGTTTAGAAAAAGAAGCTTTTATATCAAATCAAACGATAAAGGATCATGAAAAAGAGAAATCAACGAACAAAATAAATTTGGATTTCATGTGTACATTTGAGAAACATGTAACTCCTTTAAAAGTTATCTTAACTGTAAGTAATCGAGACACTGATGAGTTTATTTTTCAAGAATTTGCTTACTTTGCTGAACATAAATTATTTGAGATATCAAAGCAAACATTGGTACATATGCAACAATTCAATAAGTGTTTCTAA
- the LOC117222787 gene encoding uncharacterized protein LOC117222787, whose protein sequence is MCDTSKKMKNTSVKNNVQNEMMEKQSVDKKESTLKSTNEDVQRAIEGLKEIPDEELQEFLDDEDFMEGLDVVDAWEGDEEKKEVEPKTSHIKEQEQKRPSRDRHRRDYKGSYNRERPKREEKKHEEIRRDPSKSTKDIERDKIRTKRDNESKLLAEKEKAIKHLLDSDNVVPPGTEVEAIQSIAEKQSLEQTQMHIRRSRERRRSLERQGGNSLRRRTPDRIRLNSLNSPRRKSPLLVSPDRCRSPFKMNIERHRSPMRFSPDKRRSPRFNCIRRSPFAFSPDRRRSPVRRVSWERRTSADRRWSAERHRRRTNIHERRRSRSRDRQRSRSMERIRRKVSRSPVRRYSPRRRSRSRSRSRSIERRTRKRSPFINELTRQLRNEAIVTTHINTGYAPPPTMDGITPLMNTVPYQPEGDSRPPLPMPPYMHQAGLPPPPPPPMSSGVASGGPFMNFENSSQPMNFEPVPLHPLPQTEYVSGPVMYNQPNTSSIQPSHRPPLLPAPISSPQPEPAAGPMDHPPTTYNSSHGIPPTRQSPIQNFEFPNKSREKISPSYRERSFRDSYNGYHASKEERLKTPEPPVISDTKQFEKTSLSSLLEASVSAKDSATLPVLYPGFKPEILRHCEHALRELPTEDLRLKMKGRFFYDPIKENVQNEQEEYSSNSILLQRSKSKICWEEEEGGQHVSPKKENVQMHQKICQTDEVETNTKFVQATVTMVDFEVQVYPQDLQHINKEEKRPIMDRLDWNVRETFDYTPKYREADDLRWSLSNSSQKRPWSRTLSPPRRNDDRDHRVDSASSLDHNSPIRNRDSFPSHKGSMRDHYVRERYSPNYRHSLNERDDFHDNRSDHSRGESPMMLEDSAEELEMEHTFQRGSDWHGRGKMMRGRSSPLIKPHIYRGKHSGGRPYRGRGGYRGKF, encoded by the exons ATGTGTGATACAtccaaaaaaatgaaaaatacaaGTGTCAAAAACAATGTGCAAAATGaaatgatggaaaaacaaaGTGTTGATAAAAAAGAATCTACATTAAAGAGTACAAATGAAGATGTACAGCGTGCAATTGAAGGTTTAAAAGAGATTCCAGATGAAGAACTTCAAGAATTTCTTGACGATGAAGATTTCATGGAAGGTTTGGATGTCGTTGATGCCTGGGAAGGTGATGAAGAAAAGAAGGAGGTTGAACCCAAAACTTCTCACATAaaggaacaagaacaaaaacgtcCTTCTAG GGACAGACATCGTCGTGACTATAAAGGATCATATAATCGTGAAAGAccaaagagagaagagaaaaaaCATGAAGAAATACGCCGTGATCCTTCCAAAAGCACAAAGGATATAGAAAGAGACAAAATACGTACAAAGAGGGACAATGAAAGTAAACTTTTAGCTGAAAAAGAAAAAGCTATTAAGCATTTATTGGATTCTGATAATGTTGTTCCACCTGGTACAGAAGTTGAAGCTATTCAAAGCATAGCAGAGAAACAAAGTTTAGAACAAACGCAGATGCATATTCGCAGGAGCCGTGAACGACGTAGGAGCTTAGAACGCCAAGGAGGAAATTCATTAAGACGACGAACTCCAGATAGGATTAGGTTGAATTCTTTAAATTCTCCACGTCGAAAATCGCCATTATTAGTAAGTCCTGACCGATGTAGAAGTCCTTTCAAGATGAATATTGAAAGACATCGAAGTCCAATGAGGTTCAGTCCTGACAAAAGAAGAAGCCCAAGATTCAACTGTATTCGTAGAAGCCCTTTTGCATTCAGTCCAGATCGACGAAGGAGCCCAGTTAGACGTGTCAGTTGGGAACGAAGAACGAGTGCAGACAGAAGATGGAGTGCTGAACGACATAGAAGACGTACTAATATACATGAACG CCGAAGAAGTCGATCACGAGATCGACAACGAAGCCGCAGTATGGAACGCATTAGAAGAAAAGTCAGCCGTTCTCCGGTTAGACGTTATAGTCCACGTCGGCGGAGTCGAAGTCGGAGTCGAAGTAGATCAATAGAACGTCGTACAAGAAAACGATCACCTTTTATTAATGAACTTACAAGACAACTAAGAAATGAAGCAATAGTAACAACACATATAAATACTGGTTATGCACCTCCTCCAACAATGGATGGTATAACACCATTGATGAATACTGTTCCATATCAACCAGAAGGAGATTCTAGGCCACCATTACCTATGCCGCCTTACATGCATCAAGCTGGATTACCTCCACCACCTCCACCACCAATGTCGTCAGGTGTTGCATCAGGTGGCCCATTCATGAACTTCGAAAATTCATCTCAACCAATGAATTTTGAACCTGTACCCTTACATCCGTTACCTCAAACGGAATACGTTTCTGGTCCAGTGATGTACAATCAACCAAATACAAGTTCAATTCAGCCTTCACATCGACCACCGCTTCTTCCAGCACCGATATCTTCGCCACAACCAGAGCCTGCTGCAGGGCCTATGGACCACCCACCGACAACATATAATTCATCGCACGGCATTCCTCCTACACGACAATCACCAATTCAAAATTTTGAGTTTCCAAATAAATCCAGGGAGAAAATATCTCCATCCTACAGAGAACGTAGTTTCAGAGATTCTTATAATGGATATCATGCTTCAAAAGAGGAACGACTAAAGACTCCTGAACCACCAGTCATCTCTGATACAAAA CAGTTTGAAAAGACGAGTTTATCCAGTCTATTGGAAGCATCTGTTTCCGCAAAAG ATTCTGCTACTCTACCAGTCTTATATCCAG GATTCAAACCTGAAATATTGCGCCATTGTGAACATGCCCTGCGCGAACTTCCTACCGAAGACCTCCGCTTAAAAATGAAAGGGCGATTTTTCTATGATCCTATAAAGGAGAATGTACAAAACGAACAAGAAGAATATTCATCGAACTCCATACTTTTGCAAAGAAGCAAGAGTAAAATATgttgggaagaggaggaaggTGGCCAACATGTTTCTCCAAAGAAagaaaatgtacaaatgcaTCAAAAAATTTGTCAAACTGATGAAGTAGAAACAAACACGAAATTTGTTCAAGCAACTGTTACCATGGTAGATTTTGAAGTACAAGTTTACCCTCAAGATTTACAACATATAAATAAGGAAGAAAAAAGACCCATTATGGATCGTTTAGATTGGAACGTGCGTGAAACATTTGATTACACACCTAAATATCGAGAAGCTGATGATTTGAGGTGGAGTTTAAGTAATTCATCTCAAAAAAGACCTTGGAGTAGAACATTATCACCTCCTAGAAGAAACGATGATCGTGACCATCGTGTTGACTCCGCATCTTCTCTCGATCACAATTCACCAATAAGAAATAGGGATAGTTTTCCCAGTCATAAGGGATCCATGCGCGACCATTACGTTCGTGAAAGGTATTCGCCTAATTACAGGCATTCCTTGAATGAACGTGATGATTTTCATGACAACAGAAGTGATCATAGTCGTGGTGAAAGTCCTATGATGTTAGAAGATTCTGCAGAAGAACTAGAAATGGAGCATACATTCCAAAGAGGATCAGATTGGCATGGAAGAGGTAAAATGATGAGAGGAAGATCCAGCCCTCTCATAAAACCACATATATACAGAGGAAAGCATTCGGGAGGAAGACCTTATCGTGGCCGTGGAGGATATCGTGGAAAATTCTAA